GCGGGAGAAGAACTTTGGTCCATCGAATGCGCAGGTCTTCAGTGTTATAAGGCATCCCTGTTTTACCGTCGATCCAACCCTCTGCTTACCCCGGCTTCTATGATTAAGGAAAGAATGGTCGGCCCTAGCAGACGATTTTAGAACTCTGGTTTTGTGAATCTCTGGGATTCTCAGAATCCCAACCGACCGTCCAGGAAGGCCACATATCCCTTCACGCTGGAGCTATCCGTCCGGCTGCACAACCTGAATTGAAGTTGCCATTCAAGGAGTCTATGCTGCCTGGCATGAAACAGACGACCCTGCTCATCATTGTTGCCCTCTGCGCGTCAATTTGCGCCGCACAATCCCCAGGCGCGAAGTCCATTGTGCTTGAAAAGAACGATGGAGAAAAGCGGGTGCGGCGTCCACGTGGATCGCTACCCATTCCGACAAGTGAGTTCATTCTCAAAGTCACTCCGCAGAACAGCGGCTCGAAACACCTTGTGCTTGGCACCGAAAACATTCCTCCCGGAGGCGTGATTCCCCGGCATAAACATCTCGAGCAAGATGAGATCCTGCTGATCCAGACGGGCACCGCGCACGTCACTTTGAACGACAAGGAATACGATGTGCATGCCGGGAGCATGGTCTTCTTCCCCGCTCAGACGTGGGTGAGCCTCAAAAACATCGGCAAGGACAGCATCAGCCTAGTCTTCATCTTCTCCGCGCCGGGCTTCGAAGAGAACATGCGATGTTCGTCAGTGCGGGCCGGGCAGCCTGCGCCACCGATCACCACCGACGAACTCAGGACCTGCGCCCATAAGGGTCACGTTGAGTATGAAGCACTCACCGCGCCGGCAAAGAAATAGTCTCCACCAGGAACTGATTGGAATCCCGCGGGGTATCTGCGTTCATCAGCATTGCTAGCGATGACGCCATTACGGGTTTGCTTGGAAGTCTCTGATCGAAAAGGCCCAAACAAGTTGGTCGGCCCTAGCAGACGATTTTAGAACTTTGCTCGTGCCGGACGTCGGAATGGGATGGTCGGAATCGCTGGGTAACTGGTGATAAGGGAATTTAGCGATAGTTACGGATAACGACCGAAGGTCCGAACAGGATCATGTCTATGCGACAACGCAGTACTCGCTCTGGACGAGGCCGCTGGGATAATGCCGAGTGGTTACGTGCCGGAGCTGAATGTCATGCGGCACGGTTCCGAACAGAGGGATGCCTTCTCCAACGAGCACCGGCACGCGAGTGATAATGAAGCGCTGAACGAGCCCCGCGGAGAGGAATCTTTGAATGGTGATCCCACCGTCAACGTAGAGGTGGCGGGCGCCGCTCGCCGCGAGCCGAGAAACGATCTCGCCCGGAGCCCCAGCCATTTGTTCAACCACGCCTCCGACGGCCGCGGACAAGTCGATGGGGCGGCTACTCAGAACTACCACGCGCTTCTTGCCATAAGGCCAGCCGCCGAGGGTCAAGACCTTCTCGAAGGTGTTGCGGCCTATCACAATCACGTCGACGCTGGCGATGAACTCGTCGTAGCCATGAGGTTCGCCGCCGCCGGGCGGCAGAAAGTCGAAATCGCCATTGGGTCGCGCCAGGAAGCCGTCGAGGCTGGTACCGACAAATACGGATATCGTCATTTTGGAATCCTTCGAAGTTTGCTGTTGCCGTAATTCGGGCCGACATTATGCTCCAGCGGGGCGAGTGTTGAAAACAGCTCTGGCCACCCAGTAAACAAAGAAACAGTTCAAAAGTGCTGGATGGGTCCGCGAGTAAGTCGCTGAAAACGCTCAGTTGATTTTGATGGTCGGGACGGGCAGATTTGAACTGCCGACCCCTCGCACCCCAAGCGAGTGCGCTACCAGGCTGCGCCACGTCCCGACGGGAAAATCACCGCTGAGCAGCGGTGAACAGGGTGAATTCATTTTACACGAGCGTTGTGTTCTTCCGGCCTAGCTGCCGCCGGGGGATCTCATGGCCTCGATCTGGTCGTCCTCGATGCCCAGCTTCTGGCGGCCTTCGGGGCTGATGCGGTGCGGAGTCCAGGGCGGGTCCCACACCACGCGCACGTCGGCGGTATTCACGCCGGGGATGCCCAGCACGGCCATCTTTACGTCGCGGGAGATCTCGGTGTGCGAGGGGCAGCCCTGCGCGGTGAGCGTCATCTCCACGCGCACGTCGCCCTCCTCGACCTCAATGTTGTAGATCAGGCCCAGGTCCACGATGTTCAGCGGGATCTCCGGGTCGTAGCAGAACCGGAGCTTCTCCATGACCTCGTCGCGTGTCGGCATATCCCTAGATTCTACCCGACCCTTGAGGAGTTTGCCCGCTCATCGCCGGCGGTGCGCGGGCGGCGCTTCCGCCACCACCGCGAACTGGATCTTGCGCTGGAAGCGGTCGATGCGGTCCACCAGCACCTGTACGCGGTCGCCGAGCGAGTATTTCTTCTTCGTACGCTCGCCCACAATCTGCTTGGTGTTCTCCCGATACGTGTAGCGGTCGCCGGTGAGGGTACCGAGGGGCACCAGGCCCTCGATGAACAGCTCCAGCAGCTCGACGAAGAAGCCGTACTTGGTGACGCTGATGATCAGCCCCTCGAACTCCTCGCCGATGCGCTCCTGCATGAACTTGATCTTCTTCCACTCGATCAGCTCGCGCTCGGCGTCGGCGGAGCGGCGCTCCGACTGGCTCGATGCGTCCGCGATGTCGTGCAACGACTCCAGGGTGAGGGGCGCGTCCTGGTGCGCGTCATGGTGCGCTTCAGGGAACACTCTCTTCAGAATGCGGTGCACGATCAGGTCGGGATAGCGCCGGATGGGCGAGGTGAAATGCGTGTAGGTCGGCGAGGCCAGCGCGAAGTGCCCGACGTTTTCCTCCGAGTAGCGCGCTTGCTTGAGCGAGCGCAGCATAAGGTAGGAGAGGATGCGCTCTTCCGGCTTGCCGGCAATCTTCTGTGTCAGCTTCTGGTACATGTGCGACGTGACGTGGACTTCCCGCGGAATCTCGAGCTCGCGCGGCCGGCGCCCGCTGCCGTCCCGGTCGCGGCGCTCGCCGCGGAACTGCATCCGCTGGATGGGCAGCGCGCCCACGCCCAGCGAGTACCCGAAGGCCGCGGCCACGGTCTCAAACTCATAGACTTTCTTCGCGTCCGGCTTCTCGTGGATGCGGTAAAGCGACGGGATCGCCTTCTTCTCCAGGAACGCGGCCACGCATTCGTTGGCCGACAGCATGAATTCTTCGATCAGCCGGTTGGCGATGTTGCGCTCCGAGCGCGTCACTCCCTGCATCATTCCCAACTCGTCGAACTCGATGAGCGGCTCGGGCAGGTCGAAGTCGATGGAGCCGCGCCGCACGCGCTTGCGGTTGAGCACCAGCGCCAGTTCCTTCATCAGCTCGAAGCTCTCCACCAGCGGCGCGTAGCGCTTCCGCAGCCCAGCGTCGCCTTCGAGGATGAGGTTCACGTCGGTGTAGGTCATGCGCTCGGCGGAGCGGATGACGCCTTCGTGCAGTTCGTAGCCGACCACGTCGCCGCTGTGGTCGAGCTCCATGACGCAGGACATCACCAGGCGCTCGGCGTGCGGGCGCAAGCTGCACAGATCGGTTGAGAGCTCCACCGGCAGCATGGGCACGGCGCGGTCGGGGAAATAGACGGAGGTGCCGCGCAGGCGCGCCTCGGCGTCCAGCGCCGAACTTGGCCGGACGTAGTGGGCGACGTCGGCGATGTGCACCTGCAATTCGTAGTTGCCGTTCGGGAGGCGCTGTACGGCAATCGCGTCGTCGAAGTCACGCGCCGTCTCGCCGTCGATGGTCACGATGGCGACCGCGCGGTAGTCGCGGCGGCGCTCCAGCTCAGCCGCCGGGATGATGTCCGAAAATGCCTGCGCCTCCTCCAGCGTCTCCGCCGGGAAGCGGTGCGGCAGGTGGTACTTGCGGATGATGATCTCCACGTCCACGCCAAAGTCGTCTTCCGAGCCCAGGATCTCGATCACCCGGCCGCGCGGACTCTGCGTGGGCGTGGGCCAGTCGGTAATTTCCACGTCCACCACCACGCCCTCCAGGTCGCGGACATCAGGGCGCCGCTTCGCCTCCTCGCCCAGGACGCGATGCGGGCTGGCTTTCGACTTTTCTCCGCGCTTCTCGTGTGGGGTCTCTGCGTCCTCTGCGGTTCGATCTTGCGGCCGCTCCATCCCGCGCGGGATCTCGATGTCCTGGTGGATCTTCTCGTCGATGGGCGTGACGGTATTGAAGCGATGCCCGTAGTGGAAGGTCCCGACCACGGTCGAGTGGGCGCGTCCGGCGACGCGGAGGATGCGGCCCTCGGCGCGCCCGCCTGGGCGGATGCCGCCCAGCTCCACTACCACGCGATCGCCGTGCATGGCCTGTCCGACGCCTCCCGGCGGGATGAAGATGTCGCCGTCGAGCTTCGAGCGCAGCTTCGTGCTCTCCGGGATGACGAACCCGTAGCCATCGCGGTGCATGCTCAGGCGTCCGTTGACTGTGTTCTTCGCGCTCATTCGCTTGGGGAGATGCCTGCGCCCGGTTGGCGAAGCAAGCCCGGCAGTTCGGAGCGGGTGAGCCACAGTCCGGCCGCGACCGCGCCCGCCCAGGTGATGGAGACCACCCCCAGGACCTCAAAGTCAGCGGCGCGGCTGCCGTCGAGCGCGATCACGCGCGAAGCGCCGTAGGCGGCCGCTCCCGCCACCAGCGCCGTGGCCAGCGCCTTCGAAATCTCCCGCCACGGCATGGCGCGCGCCGGCACCAGCCGCCGCCGGTCGAGCAGCACCCCCAGCACCAGTGTGTGGGCCACAATGCCGATGTCGGAGGCGATGGCGAGGCCCACCACACCCAAGGTGTTGAACATCCAGGAATAGACGGGCAGTGAAGCCAGCGTCACCACGGTCCCCGCGACCATCGGCGTCATGGTATTGCCGGCGGCGTAGAAGGCGCGGGCGTAGAGCGCCTGCGCCGCCCAAAAGGGCAGCGAGAGCGCGAACCAGAAGAAGAATATGGAGGTCTCCTGCGAGTCGAAGAACTGGAAGCGGCCGCGGCGATAGACCAGGTCCACCAGCGGCAGCGCCGACGCCATCATCCAGGCCGCCACCAGCAGGGAGACTGCCGCTGTCCGGTAAACCATGGCGCTGACGCTCGAGGCGAACTCCCCCATCTTCTTCTCGCCCACCAGTCGCGCGAAAAACGGCAGCGACGCCTGTCCCGTGGCCTGCGCCAGCACCGCCACCGGCACGGCGAAGAGGCGCTTGGCGTAGTTCAGCCGCGTGATATCGCCGGCGCCGCCCTGGGCGAAGAGGCGCAGTATCCATTCGTCCGCCGCCACCAGCGTCACGCCCAGCATCAGCGGGATGGAGAGCCGCACCCATTCGCGGAAACCGGGATGACTGAAGTCGAAGGACGGCCGGTAGCTCATTCCGATGCGCGCCGCGCCGATGGCGTTGATCAGGAACGGTCCGGCGAAGGCGCCGGCCAGCGCGCCCACCGCCAGCGACGCGATCCCCATCCGCCCGGAAAGCAGCACTCCGCCAAGGATGATGCCCAGGTTGTAGATCAG
The sequence above is drawn from the Terriglobales bacterium genome and encodes:
- a CDS encoding RNB domain-containing ribonuclease; translation: MSAKNTVNGRLSMHRDGYGFVIPESTKLRSKLDGDIFIPPGGVGQAMHGDRVVVELGGIRPGGRAEGRILRVAGRAHSTVVGTFHYGHRFNTVTPIDEKIHQDIEIPRGMERPQDRTAEDAETPHEKRGEKSKASPHRVLGEEAKRRPDVRDLEGVVVDVEITDWPTPTQSPRGRVIEILGSEDDFGVDVEIIIRKYHLPHRFPAETLEEAQAFSDIIPAAELERRRDYRAVAIVTIDGETARDFDDAIAVQRLPNGNYELQVHIADVAHYVRPSSALDAEARLRGTSVYFPDRAVPMLPVELSTDLCSLRPHAERLVMSCVMELDHSGDVVGYELHEGVIRSAERMTYTDVNLILEGDAGLRKRYAPLVESFELMKELALVLNRKRVRRGSIDFDLPEPLIEFDELGMMQGVTRSERNIANRLIEEFMLSANECVAAFLEKKAIPSLYRIHEKPDAKKVYEFETVAAAFGYSLGVGALPIQRMQFRGERRDRDGSGRRPRELEIPREVHVTSHMYQKLTQKIAGKPEERILSYLMLRSLKQARYSEENVGHFALASPTYTHFTSPIRRYPDLIVHRILKRVFPEAHHDAHQDAPLTLESLHDIADASSQSERRSADAERELIEWKKIKFMQERIGEEFEGLIISVTKYGFFVELLELFIEGLVPLGTLTGDRYTYRENTKQIVGERTKKKYSLGDRVQVLVDRIDRFQRKIQFAVVAEAPPAHRRR
- a CDS encoding metal-sulfur cluster assembly factor — translated: MPTRDEVMEKLRFCYDPEIPLNIVDLGLIYNIEVEEGDVRVEMTLTAQGCPSHTEISRDVKMAVLGIPGVNTADVRVVWDPPWTPHRISPEGRQKLGIEDDQIEAMRSPGGS
- a CDS encoding dihydrofolate reductase family protein: MTISVFVGTSLDGFLARPNGDFDFLPPGGGEPHGYDEFIASVDVIVIGRNTFEKVLTLGGWPYGKKRVVVLSSRPIDLSAAVGGVVEQMAGAPGEIVSRLAASGARHLYVDGGITIQRFLSAGLVQRFIITRVPVLVGEGIPLFGTVPHDIQLRHVTTRHYPSGLVQSEYCVVA
- a CDS encoding cupin domain-containing protein translates to MKQTTLLIIVALCASICAAQSPGAKSIVLEKNDGEKRVRRPRGSLPIPTSEFILKVTPQNSGSKHLVLGTENIPPGGVIPRHKHLEQDEILLIQTGTAHVTLNDKEYDVHAGSMVFFPAQTWVSLKNIGKDSISLVFIFSAPGFEENMRCSSVRAGQPAPPITTDELRTCAHKGHVEYEALTAPAKK
- the murJ gene encoding murein biosynthesis integral membrane protein MurJ is translated as MGNGKATPPPGDFRERLRRTTETLRPSHQHSALSATLLLTSTIMLSRVIGYFREAYIAWAFGAGTQTDAYVAAFTLPDFLNYLVAGGAVAITFVSIFTRYEAEGREEDAHRAFSIVITVMTSVLIAGVALAMVFTPQLLRLIFRDFSPQQLDLCVYLTRILLPAQVFFYVGGVVSAVLLSRRLFLFPALGPLIYNLGIILGGVLLSGRMGIASLAVGALAGAFAGPFLINAIGAARIGMSYRPSFDFSHPGFREWVRLSIPLMLGVTLVAADEWILRLFAQGGAGDITRLNYAKRLFAVPVAVLAQATGQASLPFFARLVGEKKMGEFASSVSAMVYRTAAVSLLVAAWMMASALPLVDLVYRRGRFQFFDSQETSIFFFWFALSLPFWAAQALYARAFYAAGNTMTPMVAGTVVTLASLPVYSWMFNTLGVVGLAIASDIGIVAHTLVLGVLLDRRRLVPARAMPWREISKALATALVAGAAAYGASRVIALDGSRAADFEVLGVVSITWAGAVAAGLWLTRSELPGLLRQPGAGISPSE